From Macaca mulatta isolate MMU2019108-1 chromosome 1, T2T-MMU8v2.0, whole genome shotgun sequence, the proteins below share one genomic window:
- the PDZK1 gene encoding Na(+)/H(+) exchange regulatory cofactor NHE-RF3 isoform X1: MAFDKAELPSSPKGLVLTTEMTSTFNPRECKLSKQEGQNYGFFLRIEKDTEGHLVRVVEKGSPAEKAGLQDGDRVLRINGVFVDKEEHTQVVDLVRKSGNSVTLLVLDGDSYEKAMKTQVDLKELGQSQKEQGLSDNTLSPVMNGGVQTWTQPRLCYLVKQGGSYGFSLKTVQGKKGVYMTDITPQGVAMKAGVLADDHLIEVNGENVEDASHEEVVEKVKKSGSRVMFLLVDKETDKHHLEQKIQFKRETASFKLLPHQPRIVEMKKGSNGYGFYLRAGSEQKGQIIKDIDSGSPAEQAGLKNNDLVVAVNGESVETLDHDSVVEMIRKGGDQTSLLVVDKETDNMYRLAHFSPFLYYQSQELPNGSVKEAPAPTPASLEVSSPPDTTEEVDHKPKLCRLAKGENGYGFHLNSIRGLPGSFIKEVQKGGPADLAGLEDEDIIIEVNGVNVLDEPYEKVVDRIQSSGKNVTLLVCGKKAYDYFQAKKIPIVSSLADPLDTPPDSKEGTVVESGHDSHMAKERAHSTASHSSSNSEDTEM, from the exons ATGGCTTTTGATAAGGCAGAGCTGCCTAGCTCTCCCAAGGGGCTGGTGTTGACCACTG AAATGACCTCCACCTTCAACCCCCGAGAATGTAAACTGTCCAAGCAAGAAGGGCAAAACTATGGCTTCTTCCTGCGAATTGAGAAGGACACCGAGGGCCACCTGGTCCGGGTGGTTGAGAAGGGTAGCCCAGCAGAGAAGGCTGGCCTTCAGGATGGAGACCGAGTTCTTAGGATCAATGGTGTCTTTGTGGACAAAGAAGAACATACGCAG gTTGTGGATCTGGTCAGAAAGAGTGGGAATTCAGTGACTTTACTAGTTCTGGATGGGGATTCCTATGAGAAAGCAATGAAAACACAGGTGGACTTGAAAGAGTTGGGTCAAAGTCAGAAGGAGCAAGGTTTGAGTGATAATACACTTTCCCCTGTGATGAATGGAGGCGTGCAAACTTGGACCCAGCCCCGGCTCTGCTACCTCGTGAAGCAGGGAGGCAGCTATGGCTTCTCTCTGAAAACTGTCCAAG GTAAAAAGGGGGTGTACATGACTGATATTACACCTCAAGGTGTGGCTATGAAAGCTGGAGTTCTGGCTGATGATCACTTGATTGAAGTGAATGGAGAGAATGTAGAGGATGCCAGCCACGAGGAAGTGGTTGAAAAG GTGAAGAAGTCAGGAAGCCGTGTCATGTTCCTGCTGGTGGACAAAGAAACTGACAAGCATCACCTTGAGCAGAAGATACAATTCAAAAGAGAAACGGCTAGTTTCAAACTGTTACCCCACCAGCCCCGAATTGTGGAGATGAAGAAAGGAAGCAATGGTTATGGTTTCTATCTGAGGGCAGGCTCAGAACAGAAAG GTCAAATCATCAAGGACATAGATTCTGGAAGTCCAGCAGAGCAGGCTGGCTTGAAGAACAATGATCTGGTAGTTGCTGTCAATGGCGAATCTGTGGAAACCCTGGATCATGACAGTGTGGTGGAAATGATTAGAAAGGGTGGAGATCAGACTTCACTGTTGGTGGTAGACAAAGAGACGGACAACATGTACAGACTG gctcatttttctccatttctctacTATCAAAGTCAAGAACTGCCCAATGGCTCTGTCAAGGAGGCTCCAGCTCCTACTCCCGCTTCTCTGGAAGTCTCAAGTCCACCAGATACTACAGAGGAAGTAGATCATAAGCCTAAACTCTGCAGGCTGGCTAAAGGTGAAAATGGCTATGGCTTTCACTTAAATTCGATTCGGGGTCTGCCAGGCTCATTCATCAAAGAG GTACAGAAGGGCGGCCCTGCTGACTTGGCTGGGCTAGAGGATGAAGATATCATCATTGAAGTGAATGGGGTGAATGTGCTGGATGAACCCTATGAGAAGGTGGTGGATAGAATCCAGAGCAGTGGGAAGAATGTCACACTTCTAGTCTGTGGAAAGAAGGCCTATGATTATTTCCAAGCTAAGAAAATCCCTATTGTTTCCTCCCTGGCTGATCCACTTGACACCCCTCCAGATTCTAAAGAAGGAACAGTGGTGGAGTCAGGGCATGACTCGCACATGGCAAAAGAACGG GCCCACAGTACAGCCTCACATTCTTCTTCCAATTCTGAAGATACAGAGATGTGA
- the PDZK1 gene encoding Na(+)/H(+) exchange regulatory cofactor NHE-RF3 isoform X2: MTSTFNPRECKLSKQEGQNYGFFLRIEKDTEGHLVRVVEKGSPAEKAGLQDGDRVLRINGVFVDKEEHTQVVDLVRKSGNSVTLLVLDGDSYEKAMKTQVDLKELGQSQKEQGLSDNTLSPVMNGGVQTWTQPRLCYLVKQGGSYGFSLKTVQGKKGVYMTDITPQGVAMKAGVLADDHLIEVNGENVEDASHEEVVEKVKKSGSRVMFLLVDKETDKHHLEQKIQFKRETASFKLLPHQPRIVEMKKGSNGYGFYLRAGSEQKGQIIKDIDSGSPAEQAGLKNNDLVVAVNGESVETLDHDSVVEMIRKGGDQTSLLVVDKETDNMYRLAHFSPFLYYQSQELPNGSVKEAPAPTPASLEVSSPPDTTEEVDHKPKLCRLAKGENGYGFHLNSIRGLPGSFIKEVQKGGPADLAGLEDEDIIIEVNGVNVLDEPYEKVVDRIQSSGKNVTLLVCGKKAYDYFQAKKIPIVSSLADPLDTPPDSKEGTVVESGHDSHMAKERAHSTASHSSSNSEDTEM; the protein is encoded by the exons ATGACCTCCACCTTCAACCCCCGAGAATGTAAACTGTCCAAGCAAGAAGGGCAAAACTATGGCTTCTTCCTGCGAATTGAGAAGGACACCGAGGGCCACCTGGTCCGGGTGGTTGAGAAGGGTAGCCCAGCAGAGAAGGCTGGCCTTCAGGATGGAGACCGAGTTCTTAGGATCAATGGTGTCTTTGTGGACAAAGAAGAACATACGCAG gTTGTGGATCTGGTCAGAAAGAGTGGGAATTCAGTGACTTTACTAGTTCTGGATGGGGATTCCTATGAGAAAGCAATGAAAACACAGGTGGACTTGAAAGAGTTGGGTCAAAGTCAGAAGGAGCAAGGTTTGAGTGATAATACACTTTCCCCTGTGATGAATGGAGGCGTGCAAACTTGGACCCAGCCCCGGCTCTGCTACCTCGTGAAGCAGGGAGGCAGCTATGGCTTCTCTCTGAAAACTGTCCAAG GTAAAAAGGGGGTGTACATGACTGATATTACACCTCAAGGTGTGGCTATGAAAGCTGGAGTTCTGGCTGATGATCACTTGATTGAAGTGAATGGAGAGAATGTAGAGGATGCCAGCCACGAGGAAGTGGTTGAAAAG GTGAAGAAGTCAGGAAGCCGTGTCATGTTCCTGCTGGTGGACAAAGAAACTGACAAGCATCACCTTGAGCAGAAGATACAATTCAAAAGAGAAACGGCTAGTTTCAAACTGTTACCCCACCAGCCCCGAATTGTGGAGATGAAGAAAGGAAGCAATGGTTATGGTTTCTATCTGAGGGCAGGCTCAGAACAGAAAG GTCAAATCATCAAGGACATAGATTCTGGAAGTCCAGCAGAGCAGGCTGGCTTGAAGAACAATGATCTGGTAGTTGCTGTCAATGGCGAATCTGTGGAAACCCTGGATCATGACAGTGTGGTGGAAATGATTAGAAAGGGTGGAGATCAGACTTCACTGTTGGTGGTAGACAAAGAGACGGACAACATGTACAGACTG gctcatttttctccatttctctacTATCAAAGTCAAGAACTGCCCAATGGCTCTGTCAAGGAGGCTCCAGCTCCTACTCCCGCTTCTCTGGAAGTCTCAAGTCCACCAGATACTACAGAGGAAGTAGATCATAAGCCTAAACTCTGCAGGCTGGCTAAAGGTGAAAATGGCTATGGCTTTCACTTAAATTCGATTCGGGGTCTGCCAGGCTCATTCATCAAAGAG GTACAGAAGGGCGGCCCTGCTGACTTGGCTGGGCTAGAGGATGAAGATATCATCATTGAAGTGAATGGGGTGAATGTGCTGGATGAACCCTATGAGAAGGTGGTGGATAGAATCCAGAGCAGTGGGAAGAATGTCACACTTCTAGTCTGTGGAAAGAAGGCCTATGATTATTTCCAAGCTAAGAAAATCCCTATTGTTTCCTCCCTGGCTGATCCACTTGACACCCCTCCAGATTCTAAAGAAGGAACAGTGGTGGAGTCAGGGCATGACTCGCACATGGCAAAAGAACGG GCCCACAGTACAGCCTCACATTCTTCTTCCAATTCTGAAGATACAGAGATGTGA